The Mucilaginibacter yixingensis genome window below encodes:
- a CDS encoding ATP-binding cassette domain-containing protein produces MSIRVEALTKVYGTQHAVDNISFTAGPGVLGFLGPNGAGKSTTMKILTCFVPQTSGAASVCGFDVSTQSLEVRRRIGYLPESNPLYLDMYVKESLGFVAGVHQVPDAAKRIKDIIEQTGLGPEQHKKIGQLSKGYKQRVGLAQAILHDPEVLILDEPTSGLDPNQLIGIRQLIRDLGRSKTIVLSTHIMQEVEAVCDRAIIINKGKIVADDTLAGLTSANPGRTLEQIFINLTNF; encoded by the coding sequence ATGAGCATCAGGGTTGAAGCATTAACCAAAGTGTATGGTACGCAGCACGCGGTAGATAACATTAGTTTTACTGCCGGGCCGGGTGTGTTGGGCTTTCTGGGGCCTAATGGCGCCGGCAAATCAACCACCATGAAGATCTTGACCTGCTTTGTGCCGCAAACATCGGGTGCAGCCTCTGTATGTGGGTTTGATGTGAGCACCCAATCGCTGGAAGTGCGTCGGAGGATAGGTTACCTGCCAGAGAGTAATCCGCTTTACCTGGATATGTATGTAAAAGAATCATTGGGCTTTGTGGCGGGCGTGCACCAGGTGCCCGACGCGGCCAAACGCATTAAAGATATTATTGAACAAACGGGCCTCGGTCCGGAGCAGCATAAAAAGATCGGTCAGCTATCAAAGGGTTATAAACAACGCGTTGGACTGGCGCAGGCCATTCTTCACGACCCAGAGGTGTTGATTTTGGATGAGCCAACATCAGGACTTGACCCTAACCAGTTAATTGGTATCCGGCAGCTGATCCGAGATCTGGGGCGAAGTAAAACCATTGTGCTATCCACCCATATTATGCAGGAGGTAGAGGCCGTTTGCGATCGCGCCATCATCATTAACAAAGGCAAAATTGTGGCTGATGATACGTTAGCCGGATTAACATCAGCTAACCCTGGCCGTACCCTCGAGCAGATTTTTATCAACCTCACCAATTTTTAA
- a CDS encoding sugar kinase: protein MSKKVVTLGEIMLRLSTPDFKRFVQADTFDITYGGGEANVSAALCNYGLNGTFVSKVPNNPIGQAAINHLRRYGVDTQFVARGGDRLGIYFLETGASMRASQVVYDRAGASIADVDASEFNWDAIFEGADWFHTTGITPALSDKAAELTLAALKAAKAKGITTSIDLNYRKKLWSKEKARKVMTELCQYVDVCIGNEEDADTTLGFTSEGTDVTKGELNLDGYKSVFKQMKEKFGFKHIASTLRESHSASDNGWSALVYDGNEFYHTKQYEVRIVDRVGSGDSFASGFIFGLVTGMSQGDAAEFGVAASALKHTIPGDLNHATLNEVKDLVKGDGSGRVQR, encoded by the coding sequence ATGTCTAAAAAAGTCGTAACCCTGGGTGAGATAATGTTGCGTTTATCAACCCCTGATTTCAAAAGATTTGTTCAGGCCGATACCTTCGATATCACTTACGGTGGTGGCGAAGCCAACGTTTCTGCTGCACTGTGCAACTATGGTTTAAATGGCACCTTCGTGTCTAAAGTACCTAATAACCCTATCGGTCAGGCTGCTATCAACCACCTGCGTCGTTACGGTGTTGATACCCAGTTTGTGGCACGCGGTGGCGACCGTCTGGGCATCTACTTTTTAGAAACAGGTGCTTCTATGCGCGCTTCTCAGGTTGTTTATGACCGCGCCGGCGCTTCTATTGCCGACGTTGATGCAAGCGAATTTAACTGGGATGCTATTTTTGAAGGTGCTGACTGGTTCCACACTACCGGTATCACTCCAGCGCTGAGCGACAAAGCTGCTGAGTTAACCCTGGCTGCTCTGAAAGCTGCTAAAGCAAAAGGCATCACTACTTCTATTGACCTGAACTACCGCAAAAAATTGTGGAGCAAAGAAAAAGCACGCAAAGTAATGACTGAGCTGTGCCAATATGTTGACGTTTGTATTGGTAACGAAGAAGATGCTGACACCACTTTAGGTTTCACATCTGAAGGTACCGACGTAACTAAAGGTGAACTGAACCTGGACGGTTACAAAAGCGTTTTCAAACAGATGAAAGAGAAATTTGGTTTCAAACACATCGCTTCTACCCTACGCGAAAGCCACAGCGCAAGCGACAACGGCTGGAGCGCGTTGGTGTATGACGGTAACGAATTCTACCACACTAAACAGTACGAAGTTCGTATCGTTGACCGTGTAGGTTCTGGCGACTCATTCGCTTCAGGCTTTATCTTCGGTCTGGTAACTGGTATGAGCCAGGGCGATGCTGCTGAGTTTGGCGTTGCTGCTTCTGCACTGAAACACACCATCCCTGGCGATTTGAACCACGCTACCCTGAACGAGGTGAAAGACCTGGTTAAAGGTGACGGTTCTGGCCGCGTACAGCGTTAA
- a CDS encoding YhcH/YjgK/YiaL family protein translates to MIIDTLANGHKYAALHPQFKAAFDYLTSTDLNALEVGKLEVAGMKTAVMEKEGVTAETASEKFECHNNNIDIQVLISGTETMGWTPRENCTAPKGEYNPEKDVLFYADKPQMHFTLEAGQFVIFYPEDVHAPMIGDGVIKKLVVKVPKA, encoded by the coding sequence ATGATTATCGATACTTTAGCAAACGGCCACAAATACGCTGCTTTGCACCCACAATTTAAAGCTGCTTTTGATTACCTGACCAGCACTGATCTGAACGCACTGGAAGTTGGTAAACTGGAAGTTGCAGGCATGAAAACTGCCGTAATGGAAAAAGAAGGCGTAACCGCCGAAACTGCCTCTGAAAAATTTGAGTGTCACAACAACAATATCGATATCCAGGTATTGATCAGCGGCACCGAAACCATGGGCTGGACTCCACGCGAAAACTGCACTGCTCCAAAAGGCGAATACAACCCGGAGAAAGACGTATTATTTTATGCCGACAAACCACAAATGCATTTCACCCTGGAAGCCGGTCAGTTTGTGATCTTCTACCCTGAGGATGTACACGCACCAATGATTGGTGACGGCGTGATTAAAAAACTGGTTGTGAAAGTACCAAAGGCGTAA
- the gldG gene encoding gliding motility-associated ABC transporter substrate-binding protein GldG produces the protein MYQILKKEITAYLSSLVAYITIGAFLLVMGLLLWVFPESSILDYGYAGLDGLFSTAPYLLMFLIPAITMRSLAEERREGTFELLATRPLTNTQIVLGKYLACVVLLLFTLLPTLFYYYTVYQLGLPVGNVDTGGVIGSYIGLFLLGCAFTAIGIFASGVTRNQIIAFVIAVFLCFFFYSGFDSLGGLFSLQDSSIQQLGITEHYQSVSRGVLDTRDLAYFIILSALFILLTLFALIRQQQRKVNVKSLVFSIVGMAILLVLANLGFTRFDFTKEKRYTISQVSRDMMDSLDHPVTITVFLKGDKFPSGMKRLQFATRDMLSDLQAYSHGKLQFDIVDPLAGQNQQQQEQTIQNLQSHGVQPTNLSVATDGGQEQKIIFPAAIVSSGKREVPVNLLQTREGLSDEEQLNNSIQNLEYAFASAIHNVISGGRRLVGFTVGHNELTDLQLYSARKDLFDAGYDVGRFNLANIPFDSLKKINLVVIPKPDKPFSELEKFKLDQYIMNGGSVLWTIDQVSAELDSLRGHGGEQLTFPKTLNLDDQLFRYGVRLNYDLIADMSCSQIPLATGNVGGQAQIQMVPWLFYPVFVPQSKHPVVKNLDGIRSQFAGTMDTLEVKNVKKTVLITSSPYSKKLKAPYMLSLQAVEQTPDPRTFLDTPKNVGVLLEGKFISDFRNRPTPEGLGEQIKRLDESKPARMIVISDGDILRNDIGTDGSPYPLGYDHYMHKSFGNRNLLLNIADFMTGDQRLISLRSKEIQLRLLDKARVRADKMLWQLLNTVCPLGIVLIFAIFQHYLRRKKYAV, from the coding sequence GTGTATCAAATCCTTAAAAAAGAAATAACAGCCTACCTCAGTTCGCTGGTGGCGTATATTACCATTGGGGCTTTCCTGCTGGTAATGGGGTTGTTGCTGTGGGTATTCCCCGAGTCGAGCATCTTAGATTATGGTTATGCCGGGCTGGACGGGCTGTTCAGCACCGCGCCTTATCTGTTGATGTTCCTTATCCCGGCCATCACCATGCGCTCGCTGGCCGAAGAGCGCCGCGAGGGTACTTTTGAGTTGCTGGCCACCCGTCCGCTCACTAATACCCAGATTGTTTTAGGTAAATACCTGGCCTGTGTGGTGCTGCTGCTGTTTACGCTGCTGCCCACGCTGTTTTATTACTATACCGTTTATCAACTGGGTTTGCCGGTAGGCAATGTGGATACAGGCGGCGTAATTGGCTCTTACATTGGTCTGTTTTTGCTTGGCTGTGCATTTACGGCCATCGGTATATTTGCCTCGGGTGTTACCAGAAACCAGATCATCGCTTTTGTTATAGCGGTGTTTTTGTGCTTCTTTTTCTATAGCGGATTCGATTCGCTGGGTGGGTTGTTCTCTTTGCAGGATAGCTCTATCCAACAATTGGGTATTACTGAGCATTACCAATCAGTAAGCCGCGGTGTGCTGGATACGCGCGATCTGGCTTATTTCATTATCCTTTCGGCACTATTTATCTTGCTTACTTTGTTTGCGCTGATTCGTCAGCAACAACGGAAAGTGAATGTCAAATCATTAGTGTTCTCTATCGTGGGGATGGCGATTTTGCTGGTGTTGGCCAACCTGGGCTTCACCCGATTTGATTTTACTAAAGAGAAACGCTATACCATATCCCAAGTGAGTCGCGATATGATGGATAGTCTGGATCATCCCGTTACTATCACCGTTTTCTTGAAAGGCGATAAGTTCCCGTCGGGCATGAAGCGTTTGCAATTTGCTACGCGAGATATGCTGAGCGATCTACAGGCTTATAGCCACGGTAAATTACAGTTCGATATTGTAGATCCGCTGGCCGGCCAGAACCAACAACAGCAGGAGCAAACCATACAAAACCTGCAATCGCACGGCGTGCAGCCAACCAACCTGAGCGTGGCTACAGACGGCGGACAGGAACAGAAAATTATTTTCCCGGCGGCTATTGTGAGTTCGGGCAAGCGAGAGGTGCCGGTAAACCTGCTGCAAACCCGCGAAGGATTATCAGACGAAGAACAACTCAACAACTCTATTCAGAACCTTGAATATGCTTTTGCATCAGCTATCCATAATGTGATAAGCGGGGGGAGACGACTGGTTGGTTTCACCGTTGGTCATAACGAATTAACCGATCTGCAACTCTACTCGGCCCGTAAGGATCTGTTTGATGCAGGTTATGATGTGGGCCGGTTTAACCTGGCTAATATTCCTTTTGACAGTCTGAAGAAGATTAACCTGGTGGTAATTCCTAAACCAGATAAACCTTTCAGTGAACTGGAAAAATTCAAGCTCGATCAATACATCATGAACGGTGGCAGCGTGCTGTGGACGATAGATCAGGTAAGTGCCGAGCTGGACAGCCTGCGCGGCCACGGTGGCGAGCAACTGACCTTCCCTAAAACGCTGAACCTGGATGATCAGCTGTTCCGCTACGGTGTGCGTTTGAATTATGACCTGATTGCCGATATGAGCTGCAGTCAGATTCCGTTGGCCACAGGCAACGTTGGCGGACAGGCACAGATCCAGATGGTGCCGTGGTTGTTCTACCCGGTATTTGTGCCACAATCAAAGCATCCGGTAGTTAAAAATCTGGATGGTATCCGCAGCCAGTTTGCCGGTACCATGGATACGCTGGAGGTGAAGAACGTGAAGAAAACCGTATTGATCACTTCATCGCCTTATAGTAAAAAGCTGAAGGCGCCTTATATGCTATCGTTACAGGCAGTAGAGCAGACGCCAGACCCGCGAACTTTCCTCGATACGCCTAAAAATGTAGGGGTACTGCTGGAAGGTAAGTTTATATCAGATTTCCGTAATCGCCCTACACCCGAAGGTTTAGGTGAGCAGATCAAACGCCTGGATGAAAGCAAACCTGCCCGCATGATCGTCATCAGCGATGGTGATATTTTGCGGAATGATATCGGCACCGATGGTTCGCCATATCCGCTGGGTTATGATCATTATATGCATAAAAGCTTTGGCAACCGCAATCTGCTGCTCAACATAGCCGATTTTATGACTGGCGATCAGCGACTGATTAGTCTGCGCAGTAAAGAGATACAGCTGCGCCTGCTGGATAAGGCCCGTGTACGTGCCGATAAAATGCTGTGGCAGCTGCTTAACACGGTATGTCCATTAGGTATAGTGTTAATATTTGCTATTTTTCAACATTATCTACGCAGAAAGAAGTATGCTGTGTAA
- the dnaN gene encoding DNA polymerase III subunit beta, translated as MRFIVSTSTLLKQLQSVSGALSNSTVLPILENFLFEIKDGSLTISATDLQTSMTTSLALTDAKENGRIAIPSRILLDTLKSLPEQPVAFNVDDKTFAIEINAGDGKYKLSGENGDDFPKIPVVENASSVNLPASVLAEAINKTIFAVSNDELRPAMTGVFCQLSPQSITFVATDAHKLVRYRRKDAKAEAASSFILPKKALNLLKSALPSDDVNVAVEYNTTSAFFKFGSINLVCRLIDERYPDYEAVIPQNNPNRLTIDRLAFLGSLSRVAIYANKTTHQVRLKINGSELQISSEDIDFSNEAHERLSCQYEGDDMEIGFNARFLIEMLKNLSGEEVALHMSTPNRAGLLLPQGGDENEDVLMLVMPVMLNNYA; from the coding sequence ATGAGATTCATTGTTTCGACATCTACGTTACTAAAGCAACTACAGTCTGTAAGCGGCGCGCTTAGCAACAGTACCGTATTGCCGATACTAGAAAACTTTTTATTTGAAATTAAAGACGGCAGCCTCACTATCTCGGCTACCGATCTGCAAACCAGCATGACCACATCGCTGGCGCTGACTGATGCTAAGGAGAACGGCCGTATTGCCATCCCTTCACGCATTTTGTTGGATACGCTGAAATCATTACCAGAACAGCCGGTAGCTTTCAACGTTGACGATAAAACCTTCGCTATTGAGATCAATGCCGGCGACGGTAAATACAAACTAAGCGGCGAGAACGGCGACGATTTTCCAAAGATCCCGGTGGTAGAGAACGCTTCATCAGTTAACCTGCCTGCATCTGTACTGGCAGAGGCTATTAACAAAACCATCTTTGCGGTAAGTAATGATGAGTTGCGCCCGGCAATGACTGGTGTTTTCTGTCAGCTGTCGCCACAGTCTATCACTTTTGTGGCCACAGACGCACACAAACTGGTGCGCTACCGTCGTAAAGATGCTAAGGCTGAAGCGGCTTCATCGTTTATCCTTCCTAAAAAGGCTTTGAACCTGCTGAAATCTGCCCTGCCGTCTGACGATGTTAACGTGGCAGTAGAGTACAACACCACCAGCGCTTTCTTCAAGTTTGGTAGCATCAACTTAGTTTGTCGTCTGATTGATGAGCGTTACCCAGATTACGAAGCGGTTATTCCACAAAATAATCCAAACCGTTTGACGATTGATCGTCTGGCATTCCTGGGTTCATTGAGCCGTGTGGCTATTTACGCTAACAAAACCACCCACCAGGTGCGTTTAAAAATAAATGGCAGCGAGCTGCAGATCTCGTCTGAAGATATCGACTTCAGCAACGAGGCGCACGAGCGTCTGAGCTGTCAGTACGAAGGCGACGATATGGAGATTGGTTTCAATGCCCGTTTCCTGATCGAGATGCTGAAAAACCTGAGCGGCGAAGAGGTGGCATTACACATGTCGACCCCGAACCGTGCCGGTCTACTATTACCACAAGGCGGCGACGAAAACGAAGACGTGCTGATGCTGGTAATGCCGGTAATGCTCAACAACTACGCATAA